Sequence from the Sphingomonas sp. SORGH_AS_0950 genome:
CCGGGGACGGTGGAGCCGTCGGGCCGCTGCGGATGGATGGCCAGTCCGCGCGCGACGACCTGCGGATCGGCAAAGGCCTGTTCCACCGTATTGATCGGCCCGGCGGGGACGCCCTCCGCCGCCAGCCGGGCGAGCAGCGTGTCGCGCGGCCAGACCCGCGTCGCCGCTTCGATCATCGGGGTCAGCGTGTCGCGATGCTCGCAGCGCAAGGCGTTGGTCGCGAAGCGGGGATCGTCGCCATCGATCCCGACCAGCGCGGCGAAGCGCCGGAACTGCGTGTCGTTGCCGACCGCCAGGATGAACCAGCCGTCGCTGGCGGGAAAGGCGGCATAGGGCACGATATTGGGATGCGCATTGCCCAGCCGGGTCGGCGTCGTGCCCGAGGCGAGATAGTTCATCGCCTGGTTGGCGAGCACCCCGGTCATCGTGTCGAGCAGCGCCATGTCGATCCGCTGCCCACGGCCCGTGCGCTCCCGCATGTGCAGCGCCGCCTGGATCGCGATCACGGCATAGAGCCCGGTCATGATGTCGGCCAGCGCCACGCCGATCTTCTGTGGCGGACCGTCGGGCTCGCCGGTCAGGTCCATGATCCCGCTCATGCCCTGGACGATGAAGTCATAGCCCGCGCGCGGGGCATAGGGGCCGTCCTGCCCGAAGCCGGTGATCGAGCAATAGATCAGGCGCGGGTTGATCGCCGACAGGCTGTCATGGTCGAGGCCGTAGCGGGCAAGGCCGCCCAGCTTGAAATTCTCGATTACCACATCGGCATCGGCGACCAGGTCGCGGACGATCCGCTGCCCCTCCGGCGTCGCGAAGTCGGCGACGACCGAGGATTTGCCGCGATTGGCGGCGTGGAAATAGGCCGCGTCGCGGCTGCCGTCCGGGTTGGCGATGAAGGGCGGGCCCCAGCGGCGGGTGTCGTCGCCCTCGGGGCTCTCGACCTTGACGACCTGCGCGCCGAGATCGGCCAGCACCTGCCCCGCCCAGGGACCGGCGAGGATGCGGGCCAACTCGACGACCTTCAGTCCGGTCAGGGGTGGGGGATTTGCCATCCTCAATCCTCCCCATCGCAAGATGGAGAGGGGGACCGCGCCCGCAGGGCGTGGTGGAGGGGCAGGGGCATAAGCCCCTCCACCATCCTTCGGATGGTTCCCCTCCCCAAGCCGAGCTTGGGGAGGAATGGGGACGGGATCAAAATGCCGCGATCCCGGTGATGGCACGGCCCAAGATCAGCGCGTGGACGTCATGCGCGCCTTCATAGGTGTTGACCGTCTCCAGGTTCAGCATGTGGCGCATCACCTGATACTCGCCCGAAATGCCGTTGCCGCCATGCATGTCGCGCGACGCCCGCGCGATGTCGAGCGCCTTGCCGACATTGTTGCGCTTGACGATCGAGATCATCTCGGGCGCGAACCGGCCCTCGTCCATCAGCCGTCCGACGCGCAGCGAGGCTTGCAGGCCCAGCGCGATCTCGGTCTCCATATCGGCCAGCTTCTTCTGATAGAGCTGTGTCGCCGCCAGCGGCCGCCCGAACTGCTTGCGGTCCAGGCCATATTGGCGCGCGGCGTGGAAACAGAATTCCGCCGCCCCCATCGCGCCCCAGCTGATCCCGTAGCGCGCGCGGTTGAGGCAGCCGAACGGGCCCTTCAGCCCCTCGACATGCGGCAGCAGCGCGTCCTCGCCCACCGCCACCTCGTCCATCATCACCATGCCGGTGATCGAGGCGCGCAGGGACAGCTTGTTGTCGATCTTGGGCGCGGACAGCCCCTTCATGCCCTTTTCCAGCACGAAGCCCCGGATCGCGCCGCCATGCGCATCCGACTTGGCCCAGATCACGAAGACATCGGCGATCGGCGAATTGGAGATCCAGGTCTTGGCGCCCGACAGGACATAGCCGGCATCGACCTTCTTGGCGGTGGTGCGCATGCCGCCGGGATCGGAGCCCGCATCGGGTTCGGTCAGCCCGAAACAGCCGATCCATTCGCCGCTCGCCAGCCTGGGCAGATAGCGGCTTTTCTGTTCGTCCGAGCCATAGGCATGGATCGGATACATGACGAGGCTCGACTGCACGCTCATCATCGAGCGATAGCCGCTGTCGATCCGCTCCACCTCGCGCGCGATCAGGCCATAGGCGACATAGGATGCGCCGACGCCGCCGAATTCCTCCGGGATGGTGGGGCCAAGCAGCCCGAGTTCGCCCATCTCGCGGAAGATCGCGGGATCGGTATGCTCGTTGGCGAAGGCGTCGATGATGCGCGGCGCCAGCCGGTCGTCGGCATAGGCGCGCGCGGTGTCGCGGATCATCCGCTCGTCATCGGTCAGCTGGTCGTCGAGCAGCAACGGATCCGCCCAGTCGAACTTGCCCATTCGGGACATGTCTTCTCTCCTTATCCTCCCGCTTCTCCCGAAGGCGGCCTGGTTTGTCCACCCCCGGCGGGGGCGGGCGGGGATATGAAAAAGGGCCCCTCCCGCCGGAACGGGAAGGGCCCAGGTCTGAACGCTCGAGGGGGCGTCAGAGCTTGAAGCTGAGCGTCGCGCGCAGATCGCGACCGGCCAGCGGCGCGAAGTCCTTCAGCACGCTGGCATGGCGGCGCGCGTCGACGTCGAAGATGTTGTTGGCCGATAGGGTCAGCGTCGTCGGGTTCACCGCGCCCCAGGGCTTGAGCTGGACCGAGGCGTTGACCAGCGTGAAGCCGTTGGTCGGCGTCTCCAGCCCCAGCACGCGGCTCTGGCGGAAGCTGCGCTCCACCTCGACGCGGGCGTTCACCCGGTCCGACTGCGCTTCCAGCCCGCCGAGCAGCCGCAGCGGCGGGATGCGCGGGGCGGGGCCGGTGTTCAGGATCTGGGCATGGACATAGTCGCCCAGCAGGTCGGCGTTGATCGCATAGGTGCCGATCGTCGCGAGGCGCACCGAACCCTCCGCCTCGATCCCGTAATAGCGGGCATCGGCCTGCGCATATTGGAAGCAGGGCAGGTCGACGGTGCGGCCCGAAGGCGCCGCCGCCGCCACGCAGGGGCTCTGGGTGACCAGCGCGTCATAGATATAGTTGGAGAAGCGGTTGTAATAGGCCGAGGCGTCGAAGCTATAGCCCTCGCCATGGCCGTGGACGGTCGCCTCGATGCCCCAGCTCGCTTCCTTCTTGAAATTGGGGTTGCCCAGTTCATAGGCCTCGGTCCCGGCGTGCGGGCCGTTGGCGAACAGTTCCTCGGCCGACGGCGCGCGTTCGGTGCGCGACAGGTTCAGGCCCGCACGCCAGTCGGGCGCGAAGCCGTAGCTGGCGCCAACCGAGCCCGAAAAGGCGTCGAAGCTGCGCTGGCCCCGGAAGAAGCGGTTGTCGGCGACGGCGGTGCGCGCGGTCAGCGAGGTATGCTCGTAACGGGCACCCGCCTCCATCTTGAAGGCGCCGCGATCCAGCTGTTGCAGGGTGAACAGGCCGACCTGCGCGGTGTTGTTGCGCGGCAGGAACGCCTCGTCGCCGCGCACGTCGAAGTCGCGGTTGAAGAACTGGACGCCCGACGCGCCCTGCCAGCCGTCGCGCTTCGACTGGACCAGCTCCAGGCGGCTCTCGATGCCCTTGTTGTAGAAGGCGGT
This genomic interval carries:
- a CDS encoding CaiB/BaiF CoA-transferase family protein; the protein is MANPPPLTGLKVVELARILAGPWAGQVLADLGAQVVKVESPEGDDTRRWGPPFIANPDGSRDAAYFHAANRGKSSVVADFATPEGQRIVRDLVADADVVIENFKLGGLARYGLDHDSLSAINPRLIYCSITGFGQDGPYAPRAGYDFIVQGMSGIMDLTGEPDGPPQKIGVALADIMTGLYAVIAIQAALHMRERTGRGQRIDMALLDTMTGVLANQAMNYLASGTTPTRLGNAHPNIVPYAAFPASDGWFILAVGNDTQFRRFAALVGIDGDDPRFATNALRCEHRDTLTPMIEAATRVWPRDTLLARLAAEGVPAGPINTVEQAFADPQVVARGLAIHPQRPDGSTVPGVRTPIRFSDADLMLDRAAPLLGCDRPTT
- a CDS encoding acyl-CoA dehydrogenase — protein: MSRMGKFDWADPLLLDDQLTDDERMIRDTARAYADDRLAPRIIDAFANEHTDPAIFREMGELGLLGPTIPEEFGGVGASYVAYGLIAREVERIDSGYRSMMSVQSSLVMYPIHAYGSDEQKSRYLPRLASGEWIGCFGLTEPDAGSDPGGMRTTAKKVDAGYVLSGAKTWISNSPIADVFVIWAKSDAHGGAIRGFVLEKGMKGLSAPKIDNKLSLRASITGMVMMDEVAVGEDALLPHVEGLKGPFGCLNRARYGISWGAMGAAEFCFHAARQYGLDRKQFGRPLAATQLYQKKLADMETEIALGLQASLRVGRLMDEGRFAPEMISIVKRNNVGKALDIARASRDMHGGNGISGEYQVMRHMLNLETVNTYEGAHDVHALILGRAITGIAAF
- a CDS encoding TonB-dependent receptor, producing MPKSVLLSGLSATAVAALFALPAAAQTAGQPTNRGREIVVTAPVQQSEADVLSGTSIVTGEELQRSIRPTIGETLARQPGVSATSFGPNASRPVLRGFQGERIRVLTDGIGSIDVSNTSVDHAVVINPLLAERIEVLRGPSALLFGSSAVGGVVNVIDTRIPRTVPENGYRLSGMATYGSAATERSVAGATDVAVGKQFVVHADGSYLKTDNLKIGGYVLSPRARAEAQAAAAQAPRDPLNFGRLANLSGRLPNTASETWTAGVGGALITDTGSLGIAYSHYDSLYGVPIRYTLTPGGEKPEAPRLSLVQNRLDLRGEIETGGGFLDRIRLRAGAAQYRHYELEEDGGIGTAFYNKGIESRLELVQSKRDGWQGASGVQFFNRDFDVRGDEAFLPRNNTAQVGLFTLQQLDRGAFKMEAGARYEHTSLTARTAVADNRFFRGQRSFDAFSGSVGASYGFAPDWRAGLNLSRTERAPSAEELFANGPHAGTEAYELGNPNFKKEASWGIEATVHGHGEGYSFDASAYYNRFSNYIYDALVTQSPCVAAAAPSGRTVDLPCFQYAQADARYYGIEAEGSVRLATIGTYAINADLLGDYVHAQILNTGPAPRIPPLRLLGGLEAQSDRVNARVEVERSFRQSRVLGLETPTNGFTLVNASVQLKPWGAVNPTTLTLSANNIFDVDARRHASVLKDFAPLAGRDLRATLSFKL